From a region of the Bacillus alveayuensis genome:
- a CDS encoding UDP-N-acetyl-D-mannosaminuronic acid dehydrogenase (product_source=KO:K02472; cath_funfam=3.40.50.720; cog=COG0677; ko=KO:K02472; pfam=PF00984,PF03720,PF03721; superfamily=51735,52413; tigrfam=TIGR03026; transmembrane_helix_parts=Inside_1_4,TMhelix_5_22,Outside_23_427), with protein MDKKVCVIGLGYIGLPTAVMFANHGLKVHGVDINENAVKLINNKQLHIEENGLQERLNKAIDEGNFTVSTKPEQADVFIIAVPSPINEEKKANLDYVREATKSIVPYLRNGNLVILESTVPPRTVEDVMIPILEETGLEIGEELFVSHSPERVIPGRVFEELVNNDRIVGGINEKSSEMTKNLYEVFVKGTIHITDATTAEMVKVIENTYRDVNIAFANELAKISENIGVNVWEAIKLANYHPRVNIHLPGPGVGGHCIAVDPWFLVELQPDVAKMIHLARTINDGMPAYTANKVKQLFAEKRIAHGRVAILGLAFKGNIDDMRESPSIEVIHHLEKLGIDYTAYDPHIKENKLERQTQNLEEAVNHADLILILTDHNEFKEMLPEKIEGMRSKMILDTKNCINRFAWEKAGFTVVTLGDSKNLHKI; from the coding sequence ATGGATAAAAAAGTTTGTGTTATAGGATTAGGATATATTGGTTTACCGACAGCAGTTATGTTTGCCAATCATGGATTGAAAGTTCATGGGGTAGATATAAACGAAAATGCTGTAAAATTGATTAATAATAAACAACTTCATATAGAAGAAAATGGTTTGCAGGAGCGCCTCAATAAAGCGATCGATGAGGGAAACTTTACAGTATCTACAAAACCAGAACAAGCAGATGTTTTTATCATTGCTGTACCGTCTCCAATAAATGAAGAGAAGAAAGCTAACCTTGACTATGTAAGGGAAGCGACAAAATCGATAGTTCCATATTTACGAAATGGAAATTTAGTTATTTTAGAGTCTACAGTACCGCCAAGAACAGTTGAAGATGTGATGATTCCTATTTTAGAGGAAACTGGTTTAGAAATTGGTGAGGAATTATTTGTCTCACACTCTCCAGAACGTGTCATTCCAGGAAGAGTATTTGAAGAATTGGTTAACAATGACCGTATTGTTGGAGGAATAAATGAAAAGTCAAGTGAAATGACAAAAAATTTATATGAAGTATTTGTCAAAGGGACTATTCATATTACTGATGCTACGACAGCAGAAATGGTAAAAGTAATTGAAAATACGTATCGAGACGTAAATATTGCATTTGCAAATGAATTAGCTAAAATTAGTGAAAATATTGGTGTAAATGTATGGGAAGCGATTAAATTAGCAAACTACCATCCGCGTGTCAATATTCATTTGCCAGGGCCTGGAGTAGGTGGTCATTGTATTGCTGTTGATCCATGGTTCCTCGTTGAACTACAGCCTGATGTTGCGAAAATGATTCATCTTGCTAGAACAATTAATGACGGCATGCCAGCTTATACAGCCAATAAAGTTAAGCAATTGTTTGCAGAAAAAAGAATTGCTCATGGACGTGTTGCTATATTAGGCCTTGCATTTAAAGGCAATATTGATGATATGAGAGAAAGTCCTTCAATTGAAGTAATTCATCACTTAGAAAAATTAGGTATTGATTATACAGCATATGACCCACATATTAAAGAAAACAAGTTGGAACGTCAAACGCAAAACTTAGAAGAAGCAGTAAATCATGCAGATTTAATTTTAATTTTAACTGACCACAATGAATTTAAGGAAATGCTTCCAGAAAAGATTGAAGGAATGCGTTCGAAAATGATTTTAGATACAAAGAATTGCATAAATCGTTTTGCTTGGGAAAAGGCGGGATTTACTGTTGTAACTCTAGGTGATTCCAAAAACCTTCATAAAATATAG
- a CDS encoding N-acetylglucosaminyldiphosphoundecaprenol N-acetyl-beta-D-mannosaminyltransferase (product_source=KO:K05946; cog=COG1922; ko=KO:K05946; pfam=PF03808; superfamily=51735; tigrfam=TIGR00696), translating into MKENILGVQISPLNYEQLISSLLKDIDEKRKAFIVAINPEKIMKAQEDEQLKELLNKATYQIPDGIGVILASRLKGGNIHSRVTGIDLMLKICEAAAKHHKKVFLYGAKPGIAEKAKEELIKQFPGLNIVGVLHGYEKDIDIIRHTINEAKPDIIFVALGSPRQEYWILENMNTLYPMIFQGVGGSFDVISGNLKRAPESVQKLGLEWLYRLIKEPWRWKRQLELPKFLLRVLKR; encoded by the coding sequence ATGAAAGAGAATATTCTTGGTGTTCAAATATCGCCGCTAAATTACGAACAATTAATATCATCTTTATTAAAAGACATTGATGAAAAGAGAAAAGCTTTTATTGTAGCGATTAATCCAGAAAAAATTATGAAAGCTCAAGAGGATGAACAATTAAAAGAATTGCTAAATAAGGCGACATACCAAATTCCTGATGGAATAGGCGTGATTTTAGCATCTAGATTAAAGGGAGGAAACATTCACTCACGTGTTACAGGAATTGATTTAATGTTAAAAATTTGCGAGGCAGCAGCAAAGCACCATAAAAAGGTATTTTTATATGGTGCTAAGCCTGGTATTGCTGAGAAAGCAAAAGAAGAGCTTATCAAACAATTTCCAGGGTTGAACATTGTTGGTGTACTGCATGGCTATGAAAAAGATATCGACATAATTCGTCATACAATTAACGAAGCCAAACCAGATATAATCTTTGTCGCTTTAGGAAGTCCACGTCAAGAATATTGGATACTTGAAAATATGAACACTTTATATCCAATGATTTTCCAAGGCGTTGGTGGTTCATTTGATGTCATTTCCGGAAATCTTAAAAGAGCTCCCGAATCTGTTCAAAAATTAGGCTTAGAATGGCTTTACAGATTAATTAAAGAACCGTGGAGATGGAAAAGGCAATTGGAGTTACCTAAATTTTTACTGCGGGTATTAAAAAGATAA
- a CDS encoding ABC-type multidrug transport system fused ATPase/permease subunit (product_source=COG1132; cog=COG1132; pfam=PF13425; transmembrane_helix_parts=Inside_1_12,TMhelix_13_35,Outside_36_39,TMhelix_40_62,Inside_63_70,TMhelix_71_93,Outside_94_107,TMhelix_108_125,Inside_126_137,TMhelix_138_160,Outside_161_174,TMhelix_175_197,Inside_198_203,TMhelix_204_221,Outside_222_224,TMhelix_225_243,Inside_244_259,TMhelix_260_282,Outside_283_375,TMhelix_376_398,Inside_399_410,TMhelix_411_430,Outside_431_433,TMhelix_434_456,Inside_457_461) codes for MNSPLKTLVSKFELFLIFFIILQPFIDLLTSFSIYIMDVHLTFGIIIRFSVMILILVYILFVTQKKFRKNIFLYFILFGVVLLIGLINNLLVKDPISLFSELRNIAKIAYVPIMLFGYLVVFYRLKEHKDIKRLVQRNIFISMIVVSVVMIIATLTNTGIQSYESEKLGHQGWFFAGNEIGSIMAISFAVVVYYAFQNTKSWKTIYNWLPVCMLIFSQLVIGTKVGYGSVLIVLVVALFIFLIEKFRYRNHSVLTKKYNVNVIMSSVVLFVFLLLTPYTPVAYNMNVHLSWVGLDQEEINLESDEKDAESENQKMKEKEEKEKAVQNVLLSGREHFLEQHKEYFAEAPLSQKLLGMGYGGNYKDEGKTVEMDFYDIFFSLGILGFILYITPFIYLAFYVALSIFKNLRQNLNSEVVLFGSAIMLGMGIAYTAGHVLTAPAVSIYLVVLIAYLYNILENKYS; via the coding sequence GTGAATAGCCCCCTAAAAACATTGGTGTCAAAATTTGAATTATTTCTGATATTTTTTATAATTTTGCAACCATTTATTGATTTGCTAACATCATTTTCAATATATATAATGGATGTTCATTTAACATTTGGAATTATTATTCGCTTTAGTGTAATGATTCTTATTTTGGTTTATATTTTATTTGTTACACAAAAAAAATTCAGAAAAAATATTTTCTTATATTTCATACTATTTGGGGTGGTTTTATTAATTGGGCTCATAAATAATTTACTAGTAAAAGACCCTATAAGTTTGTTTTCTGAATTAAGGAATATCGCAAAAATTGCTTATGTTCCTATCATGTTGTTTGGGTATTTAGTTGTTTTTTATAGATTAAAAGAACATAAGGATATTAAAAGGCTGGTACAGCGAAATATTTTTATTTCCATGATTGTTGTATCAGTAGTGATGATTATAGCAACTTTAACGAATACGGGGATACAGAGCTATGAGAGTGAAAAACTTGGCCATCAGGGTTGGTTTTTTGCTGGGAATGAAATCGGTTCTATAATGGCAATCTCCTTTGCCGTCGTAGTTTATTATGCATTTCAAAACACAAAATCATGGAAAACAATATATAATTGGTTGCCGGTATGTATGCTAATTTTCTCTCAACTAGTCATTGGTACAAAAGTAGGGTATGGATCTGTTTTGATCGTTTTAGTTGTAGCATTATTTATTTTTCTAATAGAGAAATTTAGATATAGAAATCATTCTGTTTTAACAAAAAAGTATAATGTAAATGTAATAATGAGCTCTGTAGTATTATTCGTGTTTTTGCTGTTGACCCCATATACACCTGTAGCATATAACATGAATGTTCACTTATCTTGGGTAGGATTGGATCAGGAAGAAATTAATCTAGAAAGTGACGAAAAAGATGCAGAATCTGAAAATCAAAAAATGAAAGAAAAAGAAGAAAAAGAAAAAGCTGTACAGAATGTTTTATTAAGTGGAAGGGAGCATTTTTTAGAACAGCATAAAGAGTACTTTGCAGAAGCCCCTTTGTCTCAAAAGCTTTTAGGTATGGGTTATGGCGGCAATTATAAAGATGAGGGAAAAACAGTAGAAATGGATTTTTACGATATATTTTTTTCTCTCGGTATTTTAGGATTTATCTTATATATCACTCCGTTTATATATTTGGCGTTTTATGTGGCTCTTTCTATTTTTAAAAACCTAAGACAAAATTTAAATAGTGAAGTTGTATTATTTGGTTCTGCAATCATGCTAGGAATGGGAATTGCTTATACAGCAGGACATGTACTAACAGCACCGGCAGTTAGTATTTATTTGGTTGTTTTGATTGCTTATTTATACAACATATTGGAGAATAAATATAGCTAA
- a CDS encoding hypothetical protein (product_source=Hypo-rule applied; smart=SM00659; transmembrane_helix_parts=Inside_1_68,TMhelix_69_91,Outside_92_96) produces the protein MSEIKNVKGIFFSKGICECGSEIKINSKNLVDRENSYISQVPLICGNCGKKYNEIVKRKLSITDKVKMMIILGAISLLMLFVFYKLSLFIVTFYHR, from the coding sequence TTGAGTGAAATTAAAAATGTCAAGGGTATTTTCTTTTCCAAAGGAATCTGCGAATGTGGGAGTGAAATAAAAATAAATAGCAAAAATTTAGTAGATAGAGAAAATAGTTATATTTCTCAAGTTCCTTTGATATGTGGAAATTGTGGTAAAAAGTACAATGAAATTGTAAAACGTAAGCTATCAATAACAGATAAAGTTAAAATGATGATAATATTAGGCGCTATTTCCTTATTAATGTTATTTGTGTTTTATAAATTATCACTATTCATTGTTACCTTTTATCATCGCTGA
- a CDS encoding glycosyltransferase involved in cell wall biosynthesis (product_source=COG0463; cath_funfam=3.90.550.10; cog=COG0463; ko=KO:K00786; pfam=PF00535; superfamily=53448) encodes MLKDYDYIVVNDGSSDRTKDILEENNFNYLDLPINLGIGGAMQAGYKYALRNNYDYAIQLDADGQHDPDDLKILVNTIKNSEYDMVIGSRFIEKTNYKGSFFRRVGIYYFYLMIKALTGVKVTDPTSGYRIVNKRIIKEFAKRYPQDYPEVEVVVDLAKKKYKIKEVKVEMKSRQGGNSSITPIKSIYYMTKVSFFSLIRRVF; translated from the coding sequence ATGCTTAAGGATTATGATTATATTGTTGTTAATGATGGTTCTTCTGATCGTACAAAAGATATTCTAGAGGAAAACAACTTTAATTATTTAGATCTACCTATAAACCTTGGAATTGGAGGTGCTATGCAAGCTGGCTATAAATATGCGTTGCGAAATAACTACGATTATGCGATTCAATTAGATGCTGATGGCCAACATGATCCAGATGATTTGAAAATTTTAGTTAATACAATTAAAAACTCAGAATATGATATGGTAATTGGGTCTAGATTTATTGAAAAAACAAATTATAAAGGAAGCTTTTTTAGAAGAGTCGGAATATATTATTTTTATTTAATGATTAAAGCTTTAACAGGTGTTAAAGTAACTGATCCAACATCAGGCTATAGAATTGTTAATAAAAGAATTATTAAAGAATTTGCAAAAAGATATCCGCAAGATTATCCAGAAGTTGAAGTAGTTGTTGATTTAGCTAAGAAAAAATATAAAATAAAAGAAGTTAAAGTCGAAATGAAATCAAGACAAGGTGGGAACTCTTCCATAACACCAATAAAATCTATTTATTACATGACAAAGGTATCGTTCTTTTCTTTGATAAGAAGGGTTTTTTAG
- a CDS encoding hypothetical protein (product_source=COG2456; cath_funfam=1.20.1070.10; cog=COG2456; ko=KO:K09153; pfam=PF10066; superfamily=81665; transmembrane_helix_parts=Inside_1_1,TMhelix_2_24,Outside_25_33,TMhelix_34_53,Inside_54_65,TMhelix_66_88,Outside_89_120), protein MSIVQIISIIIAIFFLIQVMAFTSKNKLRDQQAFFWISISIIGLLIALFLPILNKLSTIVGIQYMPSMVYVITFIFILSVLVYQTTLLSDQQEKIKNLVHEVAYLRKELKEKNTQTENDQ, encoded by the coding sequence ATGAGTATCGTACAAATTATATCAATAATCATTGCTATTTTCTTTTTAATTCAAGTAATGGCTTTTACAAGTAAAAATAAACTTAGGGACCAACAAGCATTCTTTTGGATTTCGATTTCCATTATCGGATTACTCATCGCTCTGTTCTTACCTATACTAAATAAATTATCAACAATAGTTGGAATTCAGTACATGCCTTCAATGGTATATGTAATAACATTTATATTTATCTTAAGTGTATTAGTATATCAGACAACATTATTATCCGACCAACAAGAAAAAATAAAAAATTTGGTGCACGAAGTAGCATATTTGCGCAAAGAATTAAAAGAGAAAAACACCCAAACGGAGAATGATCAATGA
- a CDS encoding drug/metabolite transporter (DMT)-like permease (product_source=COG0697; cog=COG0697; pfam=PF00892; superfamily=103481; transmembrane_helix_parts=Inside_1_4,TMhelix_5_23,Outside_24_42,TMhelix_43_65,Inside_66_71,TMhelix_72_94,Outside_95_97,TMhelix_98_120,Inside_121_124): MSAINFILILANTLILVSGQFLWKFGIQKGSFSFKSLFSIFQMFLSPYIIGGLFLYGFATVLWLFILSRVPLSVAYPIQSLAYIFAVVGAYFIFNESITIYTILGCIFIMLGVSLIGFSPGKLN; encoded by the coding sequence ATGAGTGCAATAAACTTTATTTTAATATTAGCGAATACATTAATTCTTGTCAGTGGTCAATTTTTATGGAAGTTTGGAATACAAAAAGGCTCATTTTCCTTTAAGTCTTTATTCTCTATTTTCCAAATGTTTCTTTCTCCATACATTATTGGAGGCCTATTTTTGTATGGGTTTGCTACGGTTTTATGGCTTTTTATCTTATCAAGAGTTCCTTTAAGTGTTGCTTATCCAATTCAAAGTTTAGCGTATATATTTGCGGTGGTAGGAGCTTATTTTATTTTTAATGAATCTATCACTATTTATACAATTTTAGGTTGTATATTTATTATGCTAGGTGTTTCATTAATTGGGTTTTCTCCTGGAAAGCTCAATTAA
- a CDS encoding hypothetical protein (product_source=Hypo-rule applied; pfam=PF13231; superfamily=81338; transmembrane_helix_parts=Inside_1_12,TMhelix_13_35,Outside_36_66,TMhelix_67_86,Inside_87_92,TMhelix_93_111,Outside_112_120,TMhelix_121_140,Inside_141_146,TMhelix_147_164,Outside_165_178,TMhelix_179_201,Inside_202_207,TMhelix_208_230,Outside_231_326,TMhelix_327_346,Inside_347_352,TMhelix_353_372,Outside_373_376,TMhelix_377_399,Inside_400_408) — protein MKIWSIKNLPITVILVFSLFMHLYFLIEHPGFFALFDARDAEKYHEMAWQLINEGIYGYNSDTSNAYVTPGHPLYLTAIFLIAKFFHMNEIELVKVINMFLSLSIILLIYLASKKIFKNEVVALISALLFSTYLSPLHFFRSLLTELPATFMFTLSIFVYALSFENKKVWHHILFGFVASITLMFRPTPAPLLLLAWLFILIKHRWKTAINIGLLWCIGPIFIILPWVIRNYIQFGKPYIFSSHSGNPLLAGTNPFYLDDFETYLKKAEELGLTQEEYAILRIKEGFKENFNLWFSWFTLGKTIYMFKEPASLLNYWGVFPTLIKGFYILQHFYVVIVGFLCGIIFRKNKEVLGVFLILLGYVGISNVFLPLPRYGFYIIPVLCILSGYATYKFIIFIIDFFKKRAIL, from the coding sequence TTGAAAATATGGTCAATAAAAAACTTACCAATAACCGTTATTTTAGTTTTTTCACTATTTATGCATTTGTATTTTTTGATTGAACATCCTGGCTTTTTTGCTTTATTTGATGCGCGTGATGCAGAAAAATACCATGAAATGGCTTGGCAACTAATAAATGAGGGAATTTATGGCTACAATTCAGATACATCTAATGCATATGTTACTCCAGGTCACCCGTTGTATTTGACCGCAATTTTTTTAATAGCTAAGTTTTTCCACATGAATGAAATAGAACTTGTAAAAGTTATTAATATGTTTTTGAGTTTATCAATTATTTTATTAATATATTTAGCTTCGAAAAAAATTTTTAAAAATGAAGTTGTTGCCTTAATTAGTGCATTACTATTTTCTACATATTTAAGTCCGTTACATTTTTTTAGATCATTATTGACCGAGCTCCCTGCTACATTTATGTTTACACTTAGTATATTTGTATATGCCTTATCTTTTGAAAATAAAAAAGTATGGCATCATATACTTTTTGGTTTTGTTGCTTCTATAACATTAATGTTTAGACCAACCCCTGCACCATTATTATTATTAGCTTGGCTGTTTATACTTATTAAACATAGATGGAAAACTGCGATTAATATTGGTTTATTATGGTGTATAGGTCCGATTTTCATTATTTTACCATGGGTTATAAGAAATTATATTCAATTTGGAAAACCTTATATTTTTTCTTCACATTCAGGGAATCCGTTGTTAGCTGGAACTAATCCTTTTTATTTAGATGATTTTGAAACATATCTTAAAAAGGCTGAAGAACTTGGTCTTACTCAAGAGGAATATGCAATATTACGAATAAAAGAAGGCTTTAAAGAGAATTTCAATTTATGGTTTAGTTGGTTTACTTTAGGGAAGACCATTTATATGTTTAAAGAACCGGCTTCATTATTAAATTATTGGGGAGTTTTTCCTACTTTAATTAAAGGTTTTTATATTTTACAACATTTTTATGTTGTAATTGTTGGGTTTTTATGTGGCATTATCTTTAGAAAAAATAAAGAAGTATTAGGGGTTTTCTTGATATTATTAGGTTATGTAGGAATTTCAAATGTCTTTTTACCACTTCCAAGATACGGATTTTATATTATTCCTGTTTTATGCATTTTAAGTGGTTACGCAACATATAAATTTATAATTTTCATCATTGATTTCTTTAAAAAAAGAGCTATTCTTTAA